The Virgibacillus phasianinus genome includes a window with the following:
- a CDS encoding transporter substrate-binding domain-containing protein, which translates to MKKISLFSLLFALMIVLAACGSNDSDESKASGGNGDSDGKVYKVGIDTTYPPFEFQEGDDYKGIDVDLINAIAEDQGFEIELSPMDFSGIIPALQAGELDIAIAGMSITDDRKKVVNFSDPYFEAGLSLVVADGNSEITSLEDLKGKTVAVKKGTTGANFAEENKDKYGYDIVQVNDSTSMFQEVANGTSDALIEDYPVISYAIAQSDLKLQLVGDRLNGDNYGIAVLKGENDELLKKINDGLAALKESGKYDEILSTYLGEQ; encoded by the coding sequence ATGAAGAAGATTAGTTTATTTAGTCTTTTATTCGCTTTAATGATTGTATTAGCTGCATGTGGGTCAAACGACTCAGATGAAAGCAAAGCTTCAGGCGGAAATGGAGACAGTGATGGGAAAGTATATAAAGTAGGTATCGATACAACTTACCCGCCTTTTGAATTTCAGGAGGGTGATGATTACAAAGGAATAGACGTTGATTTAATAAATGCTATTGCCGAGGATCAAGGCTTTGAAATCGAGTTATCTCCAATGGACTTTAGTGGTATTATTCCGGCATTACAGGCGGGAGAACTAGATATTGCTATTGCAGGTATGAGTATTACAGACGACCGCAAAAAGGTAGTTAATTTCTCTGATCCATATTTTGAAGCCGGACTGTCTTTGGTAGTTGCCGATGGAAATTCAGAAATTACTAGTTTAGAAGATTTAAAAGGCAAAACCGTAGCAGTTAAAAAAGGAACTACTGGTGCAAACTTTGCTGAAGAAAATAAGGACAAATATGGATATGATATCGTGCAGGTTAACGATAGCACATCCATGTTTCAGGAAGTGGCTAACGGCACATCAGATGCATTAATTGAGGATTATCCAGTAATTTCATATGCTATTGCTCAAAGTGATCTTAAATTACAGTTGGTTGGGGATCGGTTGAACGGGGACAATTATGGTATTGCTGTATTAAAAGGTGAAAATGATGAACTCCTTAAAAAGATTAATGATGGATTAGCTGCACTCAAGGAAAGTGGTAAATACGATGAAATTTTAAGTACTTATCTTGGCGAACAATAA
- a CDS encoding tRNA (mnm(5)s(2)U34)-methyltransferase: protein MLKGIIQFSHYLMEEAVNKGDTVIDATCGNGHDTVFLSEIVGENGHVFGFDIQEQAIEHTKENLAVHKITNATIIKDSHSNAIHHLTVDQLTSLGGAIFNLGYLPGSDKGIVTKSESTILAIEGILSHLKENGIVVLVVYHGHEGGDIEKRNILEYVHQLNQKQYNVLYYGFINQKNTPPFIIAIERKTR from the coding sequence ATGTTAAAAGGAATTATTCAATTCTCCCATTATTTAATGGAAGAAGCCGTAAATAAAGGCGACACAGTAATCGACGCCACATGCGGAAATGGTCATGATACTGTTTTTTTAAGTGAAATTGTTGGGGAAAATGGCCATGTATTTGGCTTTGATATCCAAGAGCAGGCAATCGAGCATACAAAGGAAAACCTTGCTGTACATAAAATTACGAATGCAACCATTATCAAGGACAGTCACAGCAATGCCATTCATCATCTGACCGTTGATCAACTAACATCACTTGGCGGCGCAATATTTAATCTTGGATATCTTCCCGGAAGTGATAAAGGGATCGTTACCAAAAGCGAAAGTACTATCCTTGCCATTGAAGGAATTCTATCACACTTGAAAGAAAACGGGATTGTCGTTTTAGTTGTCTACCATGGTCATGAAGGTGGGGATATCGAGAAACGAAATATTTTGGAATACGTCCATCAACTGAACCAAAAGCAATATAATGTACTTTATTACGGATTTATAAATCAAAAAAATACCCCGCCTTTTATCATTGCAATCGAAAGAAAAACACGGTAA
- the leuS gene encoding leucine--tRNA ligase — protein sequence MGFDHQKIEKKWQSYWQENKTFKTDTYSKKEKVYTLDMFPYPSGAGLHVGHPEGYTATDIFSRMKRMQGYEVLHPIGWDAFGLPAEQYALDTGNSPAAFTLKNIETFKRQIQELGFSYDWDREINTTDPEYYKWTQWIFTKLYEKGLAYVDEVAVNWCPALGTVLANEEVIDGKSERGGHPVVRRPMKQWMLKITAYADRLMEDLEELDWPESIKDMQRNWIGRSEGAEVTFAIGGTNGTFTVFTTRPDTLFGATYAVLAPEHPLVNEIVKPEQKEAVESYLYEVQTKSDLERTDLAKDKTGVFTGAYAINPTNNEKMPIWVADYVLMTYGSGAIMAVPAHDERDFEFATKFELPIVEVVEGGDIESEPYTGDGEHVNSAFLNGMGKEAAISKMIDWLENNDKGQKKVTYRLRDWLFSRQRYWGEPIPIIHWEDGTMTAVPEEELPLELPELTEIKPSGTGESPLANSDWVNVVDPKTGMKGRRETNTMPQWAGSCWYFLRFIDPDNTERIADPEALKEWLPVDTYIGGAEHAVLHLLYARFWHKFLYDIGVVPTKEPFMRLFNQGMILGEGNEKMSKSKGNVVNPDDIVSSHGADTLRLYEMFMGPLDAAIAWSTNGLDGARRFLDRVWRVIINEDGSLSEKISVGVQHTSLEKVYHQTVKKVTDDFENLHFNTGISQMMVFINEGYKAEQLPKEYIEGFVKLLSPVAPHISEELWNRLGHQETISYEPWPVYDESKLVEDEVEIALQVMGKVRSKINVAKDISKNELEKVALNDDKMQEWLDGKTIRKVIVVPGKLVNVVAN from the coding sequence ATGGGTTTTGATCATCAAAAGATTGAAAAAAAATGGCAATCTTATTGGCAAGAGAATAAAACGTTTAAAACGGATACTTATTCAAAGAAAGAGAAGGTATATACGCTTGACATGTTTCCCTATCCATCAGGTGCTGGCCTTCATGTTGGACATCCGGAGGGATATACAGCGACCGATATTTTTTCACGAATGAAGCGTATGCAGGGGTATGAGGTACTGCATCCAATTGGCTGGGATGCATTTGGTCTTCCTGCTGAGCAATACGCACTTGATACAGGAAATAGCCCCGCAGCTTTCACCTTGAAAAATATAGAAACATTTAAGCGCCAGATTCAAGAGCTTGGTTTTTCGTATGACTGGGATCGTGAAATTAATACAACAGATCCGGAATATTATAAGTGGACGCAGTGGATTTTCACGAAGCTTTACGAAAAGGGACTTGCTTACGTAGATGAAGTGGCGGTTAATTGGTGCCCGGCACTTGGTACTGTACTGGCAAATGAGGAAGTAATTGACGGTAAGAGCGAACGTGGAGGGCACCCGGTTGTTCGTAGGCCAATGAAACAATGGATGTTAAAGATCACTGCTTATGCTGATCGTCTTATGGAAGATTTGGAAGAACTTGACTGGCCTGAAAGCATTAAAGATATGCAACGTAATTGGATTGGACGTTCTGAAGGGGCAGAAGTAACCTTTGCCATTGGTGGAACAAATGGAACATTTACCGTGTTCACAACCAGACCAGATACTCTCTTTGGTGCGACATACGCTGTACTGGCACCGGAACACCCGTTGGTTAACGAAATCGTTAAACCTGAACAGAAGGAAGCGGTCGAATCATATCTGTATGAAGTGCAAACAAAGTCTGATCTTGAACGGACGGATCTCGCAAAAGATAAGACAGGTGTTTTCACAGGTGCTTACGCCATTAATCCTACTAATAATGAAAAAATGCCTATTTGGGTTGCTGATTATGTATTAATGACTTATGGTTCGGGAGCGATTATGGCGGTGCCAGCGCATGACGAACGTGACTTTGAGTTTGCTACTAAATTTGAATTGCCAATTGTTGAAGTTGTCGAAGGTGGGGACATAGAAAGCGAACCGTATACAGGGGACGGTGAGCATGTAAACTCAGCGTTTTTGAATGGAATGGGTAAGGAAGCAGCGATTTCAAAGATGATTGATTGGCTTGAAAATAATGACAAAGGTCAGAAGAAGGTAACGTACCGACTTCGTGATTGGTTATTCTCAAGACAGCGTTATTGGGGCGAACCCATCCCAATCATCCACTGGGAAGATGGCACAATGACAGCTGTACCAGAAGAGGAACTACCTTTGGAACTTCCTGAACTAACAGAAATAAAACCATCTGGAACAGGCGAATCCCCACTAGCCAATAGTGACTGGGTGAACGTTGTTGATCCTAAAACTGGTATGAAGGGACGACGTGAAACAAATACAATGCCACAATGGGCTGGTAGCTGCTGGTACTTCCTTCGTTTCATTGATCCCGACAACACTGAGAGAATTGCTGATCCAGAGGCATTAAAAGAATGGTTGCCAGTCGACACGTATATTGGCGGTGCTGAACATGCGGTGCTCCATCTACTATATGCACGATTCTGGCATAAGTTTTTGTATGATATCGGCGTGGTTCCAACCAAGGAGCCATTCATGAGACTCTTTAATCAAGGAATGATTCTTGGTGAAGGCAATGAGAAAATGAGTAAATCAAAAGGTAATGTTGTGAACCCAGATGATATTGTAAGTTCACACGGTGCTGATACACTAAGGCTTTACGAAATGTTTATGGGACCACTGGATGCTGCAATTGCCTGGTCTACAAATGGATTAGACGGCGCAAGAAGATTTCTTGATCGTGTATGGCGCGTGATCATCAATGAGGATGGGTCCCTATCCGAAAAAATTTCAGTGGGTGTTCAACATACGTCGCTTGAAAAGGTATATCATCAAACAGTTAAGAAGGTTACAGATGACTTTGAAAACTTGCATTTTAATACCGGGATTTCCCAAATGATGGTGTTTATCAATGAAGGATATAAAGCGGAACAGCTTCCAAAGGAATATATAGAAGGGTTTGTAAAATTACTTTCTCCAGTTGCCCCCCATATTTCAGAGGAATTGTGGAATAGACTTGGACATCAGGAGACCATTAGTTATGAACCATGGCCGGTCTATGATGAATCAAAACTAGTGGAGGATGAGGTCGAAATTGCTCTGCAGGTAATGGGCAAGGTACGGTCAAAAATAAATGTTGCCAAAGATATTTCTAAAAATGAGCTAGAAAAAGTTGCGCTTAACGATGACAAAATGCAGGAATGGCTGGATGGCAAGACAATTAGAAAGGTAATAGTGGTACCCGGAAAATTGGTAAACGTTGTAGCGAACTAG
- a CDS encoding rhodanese-like domain-containing protein, with product MDSIQEFTPEELQNLMGKENSIVIIDVREVEEVAQGMIEDAKHIPLQEIPNSIDELSKDKHYVLVCRSGARSMRAATYLDEQGFKVSNLAGGMLDWDGEVVY from the coding sequence ATGGATAGTATACAGGAGTTTACCCCTGAAGAACTGCAGAATTTGATGGGGAAAGAAAATAGTATTGTAATTATAGATGTGAGGGAAGTTGAAGAGGTGGCACAAGGGATGATAGAAGATGCCAAACATATTCCACTGCAGGAAATTCCAAATAGTATAGATGAATTAAGCAAGGATAAGCACTATGTTCTTGTTTGCAGATCTGGTGCAAGAAGTATGCGTGCAGCAACTTATCTTGATGAACAAGGGTTTAAGGTATCTAATTTAGCCGGTGGGATGCTTGATTGGGATGGTGAAGTTGTTTATTAA
- a CDS encoding putative polysaccharide biosynthesis protein — MSNIVKGTMLLTGATFLSKFLGMIFVIPFHYIVGDTGGTLYSFGYVPYNILITISTIGVPLAVSKFVSKYNAIGDYATGLRIFRAGIMLMACTGFIAFLILFFGAEYMAAFTLAGEESGLSIDDVTMVIKMVSFALILIPAMSIVRGFFQGYQSMAPTAVSQVVEQIVRIVFLLTAAFLTIYVFNGSITMAVGFSTFAAFVGAVASCIVLYVYWRKRKANIHKNIEKQTVHSHIPMKTLAIELLTYAGPFVLVGLATPLYQLIDQATFFKAMKAIDKLEIAKVALGAINFYGHKLIIIPVTLATGLSLAILPALTKSFNEGNKTVVFKQINQALQIVIVLTIPAVAGLSMLSDEAYGALYGQKNIELTGTLLGWYAPVGLLFGLFLVSASILQGINQQRFAVVSLSGGLLIKVLFNIQLIHMFGPKGAIFGTALAVGTAVTLNLWRIHKSIQFSFKQTFKRTMLVCIFTIIMVIVLWLTKLMLGTFIPYHDERWGAIIMLIVGVSFGGSVYLWLGYYSTLLERVLGNKVRVLDRIFKR; from the coding sequence ATGTCGAACATTGTCAAAGGTACCATGCTGCTTACAGGTGCCACATTTTTATCGAAATTTTTAGGAATGATTTTTGTAATCCCTTTTCACTATATTGTTGGTGATACGGGTGGTACGTTATATTCATTCGGGTATGTACCCTATAATATTTTAATTACAATTTCAACGATTGGCGTTCCATTAGCCGTATCAAAATTTGTATCAAAATACAATGCAATAGGCGATTATGCGACGGGACTGCGTATTTTTCGAGCGGGAATAATGCTAATGGCATGCACAGGTTTTATCGCCTTTTTAATATTGTTTTTCGGTGCCGAATATATGGCCGCATTCACGTTAGCGGGAGAAGAAAGTGGACTCTCGATAGATGATGTAACCATGGTTATCAAAATGGTGAGTTTCGCATTAATTTTGATACCAGCAATGAGTATTGTACGTGGTTTTTTTCAGGGGTACCAATCGATGGCACCAACAGCTGTATCACAGGTTGTAGAACAAATCGTCCGAATTGTATTCTTGTTAACCGCTGCATTTTTAACTATTTACGTTTTTAACGGCAGTATTACAATGGCTGTAGGATTTTCCACATTTGCGGCTTTTGTAGGGGCGGTTGCGTCTTGTATCGTGCTTTATGTATATTGGAGAAAGCGCAAAGCAAATATACATAAAAATATTGAAAAACAAACGGTGCATTCTCATATCCCTATGAAAACGTTAGCGATAGAATTGCTAACATATGCAGGGCCATTTGTTTTGGTTGGATTGGCAACACCCTTGTATCAACTTATAGATCAAGCCACCTTTTTCAAAGCAATGAAAGCTATTGATAAGCTTGAAATTGCCAAAGTTGCTTTAGGAGCAATCAACTTTTATGGTCATAAATTAATTATAATCCCGGTAACACTAGCTACCGGACTTTCCTTGGCAATATTACCGGCATTAACAAAATCATTCAATGAAGGAAATAAAACAGTTGTTTTTAAGCAAATAAATCAGGCCCTTCAAATTGTAATTGTCTTAACCATCCCAGCTGTAGCAGGGCTGTCGATGTTATCTGACGAGGCGTACGGAGCATTATATGGACAAAAAAATATTGAGCTTACTGGGACATTACTTGGTTGGTATGCGCCGGTAGGGCTATTATTTGGCTTATTCCTTGTTTCAGCATCTATCCTCCAGGGAATCAATCAGCAACGATTTGCGGTTGTCAGTTTATCGGGTGGATTATTAATCAAGGTACTCTTTAATATCCAGTTAATTCACATGTTTGGTCCGAAGGGAGCTATTTTTGGTACTGCACTTGCTGTTGGTACAGCTGTTACTTTGAATTTATGGCGTATTCATAAATCTATTCAGTTTTCGTTCAAACAAACTTTTAAACGAACGATGTTAGTTTGTATTTTTACTATAATTATGGTCATAGTATTATGGCTTACCAAATTAATGCTTGGAACATTTATCCCTTATCATGATGAAAGATGGGGAGCTATTATCATGCTTATAGTGGGTGTCTCCTTTGGGGGAAGTGTTTATTTGTGGTTGGGTTATTATTCTACACTGCTAGAACGTGTGTTGGGAAATAAGGTTCGCGTCCTTGACCGGATATTTAAAAGATAA
- a CDS encoding pseudouridine synthase: MRLDKLLANTGHGSRKEVKNLLKRKKVSVNRTIVRDGSLHVDPSTDIIQVGDYTVHYQEFIYLMMNKPPGYVSATVDDKDKTVIDLLAENYQHFEPFPVGRLDKDTEGLLLLTNDGELGHKLTSPKKDIEKVYYARIDGCVTNEDVKQFAGGILLEDGYQTKSAKLRILTAGAVSEIEVTISEGKYHQVKRMFAAVGKRVSYLKRIKMGQLLLDPTLDNGYYRELTEKELTSIL; the protein is encoded by the coding sequence ATGCGCCTGGATAAATTGTTGGCAAATACGGGCCACGGGAGCCGTAAAGAGGTTAAAAACCTGCTAAAAAGAAAAAAGGTATCGGTTAATCGTACAATCGTAAGGGATGGCAGTTTACACGTTGATCCATCAACAGACATAATTCAGGTTGGGGATTACACGGTTCACTACCAAGAATTTATCTACTTAATGATGAATAAGCCACCAGGGTATGTATCGGCTACAGTTGATGATAAGGACAAAACGGTAATTGATTTGTTGGCTGAAAATTACCAGCACTTTGAGCCTTTCCCCGTTGGACGGTTAGATAAGGATACAGAGGGGTTATTGCTTTTAACAAATGACGGAGAGTTGGGGCATAAGTTAACCTCCCCTAAAAAGGACATAGAAAAGGTATATTATGCACGAATTGATGGGTGTGTAACAAATGAAGATGTTAAACAATTTGCAGGTGGTATACTTCTAGAAGATGGATACCAGACAAAGTCTGCAAAGCTTCGTATACTTACTGCAGGTGCGGTATCGGAAATCGAAGTCACAATATCTGAGGGTAAATATCATCAGGTCAAAAGAATGTTTGCTGCAGTAGGCAAAAGGGTGAGTTATCTGAAACGAATCAAGATGGGGCAGTTGCTGCTTGACCCCACACTTGATAATGGATATTACCGGGAACTAACTGAAAAAGAATTAACTTCCATTTTATAA
- a CDS encoding DeoR family transcriptional regulator, producing MNSLRSGFLDYSSSRMLTRVKSVYFYIKECGMVSTIELAEEFDTTNRTIQRDLNVLSYNGLVSSPTRGKWKITDKKVSVS from the coding sequence ATGAATTCATTAAGGAGTGGTTTTTTGGATTATTCGTCATCTCGAATGCTAACAAGAGTGAAGTCAGTTTACTTCTACATTAAAGAATGTGGCATGGTTTCAACCATCGAGTTAGCGGAAGAATTTGATACGACTAACCGGACAATTCAACGTGATTTAAATGTATTGTCGTACAATGGTCTAGTTAGCAGTCCAACAAGAGGTAAGTGGAAAATTACAGATAAAAAAGTATCGGTTTCTTAA
- the thpR gene encoding RNA 2',3'-cyclic phosphodiesterase, whose product MTVIPHYFIGAPIPSDLKEMLTEWQNKLTDEFLYKQWTNKEDFHITLKFLGPVQPDNIEKVKYRLNAVNELPSFSLVIEGIQTFGNPASPRVLFANVHQMDPLLKLVELVESSMQICGFAKEKREFRPHITLAKKWKTASRKVQAAPLIEKFHNEKHVFSIDHINLYQIHPNETPKYEVIKTFSLNGTC is encoded by the coding sequence ATGACAGTTATTCCGCATTATTTTATCGGGGCACCCATTCCATCAGATTTAAAAGAAATGCTTACTGAATGGCAAAATAAACTAACAGATGAATTTTTGTACAAGCAATGGACTAATAAGGAAGACTTTCATATTACCTTGAAATTTCTAGGGCCAGTACAGCCAGATAATATTGAAAAAGTTAAATACAGATTAAACGCTGTTAACGAACTTCCATCATTTTCACTTGTTATAGAAGGAATACAAACCTTCGGAAATCCTGCTTCACCACGTGTTTTATTCGCAAATGTTCACCAAATGGATCCTTTACTTAAATTGGTTGAATTGGTGGAGTCCTCCATGCAAATATGCGGGTTTGCGAAAGAAAAACGGGAATTTCGTCCTCATATAACACTTGCAAAGAAATGGAAGACTGCTTCACGAAAAGTTCAAGCTGCACCATTAATTGAAAAATTTCATAACGAAAAACATGTATTTAGCATTGATCATATAAATCTTTATCAAATTCATCCAAATGAAACGCCAAAATATGAAGTGATCAAGACTTTTTCACTAAATGGTACCTGTTAA
- a CDS encoding phosphotransferase family protein, translated as MNVDWLKAVLGKEWDIKSAGGLTGEAYIATREDRKLFLKRNSSPFLAVLSAEGIVPKLVWTKRLENGDVITAQEWLDGRELSGIEMQHRHVASLLHKIHHSSELLHMLMRLGKKPFTPKDSLENLKQEIFQLKLDNEIAFSICILEEFLPVTENQKLGVCHGDLNHNNLLLTNDSQLYLIDWDNAMIADPIIDVGFILKWYIPKEEWDDWLFYYGIEKDGNLIKRMYWYLLVDALYYFVWHSKRKEFVKRDDRLKDIHDLNSQIRQLIQI; from the coding sequence ATGAATGTGGATTGGCTTAAAGCAGTTTTAGGAAAAGAATGGGATATAAAATCAGCTGGTGGCCTTACAGGTGAAGCCTACATTGCAACCAGAGAGGATCGGAAACTATTTTTAAAACGTAATTCATCCCCTTTTTTAGCTGTACTATCGGCGGAAGGAATTGTTCCTAAACTGGTTTGGACCAAACGGCTGGAAAATGGAGATGTAATCACGGCGCAGGAATGGTTGGACGGCCGTGAACTAAGTGGGATTGAGATGCAGCATCGTCACGTTGCTTCCTTACTCCATAAGATTCATCATTCCTCTGAACTGCTGCATATGCTTATGCGGTTAGGAAAAAAACCATTTACACCTAAGGACAGCCTTGAAAATCTAAAACAGGAAATCTTCCAACTTAAATTAGATAATGAGATTGCATTTTCAATTTGTATTTTGGAAGAATTTTTACCTGTAACGGAAAATCAGAAACTAGGCGTTTGCCATGGGGATTTGAATCATAATAACTTATTGTTAACGAATGATAGTCAGTTGTATTTGATTGATTGGGACAATGCGATGATTGCCGACCCAATAATCGATGTTGGTTTTATTTTAAAATGGTACATCCCAAAAGAAGAATGGGATGATTGGTTATTCTATTATGGGATCGAGAAGGACGGTAATCTTATCAAACGCATGTATTGGTATTTATTAGTTGATGCCCTTTATTATTTCGTTTGGCATTCTAAACGCAAAGAATTCGTAAAAAGGGATGATCGATTAAAAGACATTCATGACTTAAATAGCCAAATTCGTCAACTAATCCAGATTTGA
- a CDS encoding YtzH-like family protein, whose translation MLTVNDQLMVLQDILTEQSEEGSASVAEYQQIKRIIQTLMAKETITNEQLLALLPEIYNYGLQGEQAQNPEEHIITNKNNIESWTALIDQSNLD comes from the coding sequence ATGTTAACAGTTAATGATCAACTAATGGTACTGCAAGACATATTAACAGAACAATCCGAGGAAGGTTCCGCCAGTGTTGCTGAATACCAGCAAATAAAACGAATCATCCAGACATTAATGGCAAAAGAAACTATTACGAACGAGCAATTATTAGCATTATTGCCTGAAATCTATAATTACGGGTTACAAGGTGAGCAAGCACAAAACCCGGAAGAACATATCATTACAAATAAAAATAATATTGAATCCTGGACGGCCCTTATAGATCAATCAAATCTGGATTAG
- the trmB gene encoding tRNA (guanosine(46)-N7)-methyltransferase TrmB: protein MRQRNKPWADDFLMEHQEIVIAEPKENKGKWKKIFGNTNPIHLEIGTGKGQFIVGMADQYPGINFIGIEMAKSIIVDAAQKVIGSEQQNVLLVNENANDLEEFFAENEVSTIYLNFSDPWPKNRHEKRRLSYYTFLAQYQNVLSGNGELIMKTDNRSLFEYSLVSFSTYGLQLEEVSLDLHQLNDATNVMTEYEEKFSNKGQPIYRCTAKF from the coding sequence ATGCGACAACGCAATAAACCATGGGCAGATGACTTTTTGATGGAACATCAGGAAATTGTTATCGCGGAACCAAAAGAAAATAAAGGTAAGTGGAAAAAAATCTTTGGAAACACCAATCCAATTCATCTGGAGATTGGAACCGGTAAAGGACAGTTTATTGTAGGAATGGCTGATCAATATCCCGGTATAAATTTTATTGGAATTGAAATGGCTAAAAGTATTATAGTTGACGCCGCTCAGAAAGTTATCGGGTCAGAGCAACAAAATGTTCTGCTTGTAAATGAAAATGCGAATGATTTGGAAGAATTTTTTGCGGAAAACGAAGTATCGACTATTTATTTAAATTTTTCAGATCCATGGCCTAAAAACCGTCATGAAAAGAGACGTTTAAGCTATTATACATTTTTAGCGCAATACCAAAACGTACTTTCGGGAAACGGTGAATTAATCATGAAGACTGATAATCGCTCATTATTTGAATATTCCCTTGTAAGTTTTTCAACATACGGATTGCAGCTGGAAGAGGTAAGTCTCGACCTTCATCAGCTGAATGATGCTACCAATGTTATGACAGAATATGAGGAGAAGTTTTCCAATAAGGGACAGCCGATTTACCGGTGTACGGCAAAGTTTTAA
- a CDS encoding YtnP family quorum-quenching lactonase — MEALQIGRAKLTWLNGGVNFLDGGAMFGVVPKALWSKKYPNNDKNQIELRTDPILLQVDGKSYLIDSGMGNGKLSEKQMRNFGVLEESSIDQSLAELGLKTRDIDAMLMTHLHFDHACGLTKPSGNSYESVFENATIYTSDVEWNEMRNPNIRSINTYWKENWQPIEDQVTPFEHEIQIADGLKMIHTGGHSDGHCIIVFEDGDETFIHMADIMPTHGHQNKLWALAYDDYPVTSVHQKEKWMNFGYSKQAWYTFYHDAYYRAIKFDHEGKKIDEVERERYDYK; from the coding sequence ATGGAAGCGTTACAAATAGGCAGGGCTAAGCTTACGTGGTTAAATGGTGGAGTGAATTTCCTTGACGGTGGTGCGATGTTTGGAGTTGTTCCAAAAGCGTTATGGAGTAAAAAATATCCGAATAATGATAAAAATCAAATCGAATTGCGAACAGATCCGATTTTATTGCAAGTGGATGGGAAAAGTTATTTAATTGATTCCGGTATGGGGAACGGAAAACTTTCAGAAAAACAAATGCGCAATTTTGGTGTGCTTGAGGAGTCATCAATTGATCAATCCTTAGCTGAACTTGGGCTGAAAACCCGTGATATTGATGCTATGCTGATGACCCATTTACATTTTGATCATGCTTGCGGCTTAACGAAGCCATCAGGCAATAGTTATGAATCCGTATTTGAAAATGCAACCATCTATACATCAGATGTAGAATGGAATGAGATGCGTAATCCAAATATCCGGTCAATTAATACATACTGGAAGGAAAATTGGCAGCCAATTGAGGATCAGGTAACTCCTTTTGAACATGAAATTCAAATTGCTGATGGATTAAAAATGATCCACACGGGTGGCCACAGTGATGGGCACTGTATAATTGTCTTTGAGGACGGGGATGAAACCTTTATTCATATGGCGGACATCATGCCAACACATGGTCATCAAAACAAACTTTGGGCATTAGCATATGATGATTATCCGGTTACTTCGGTCCATCAAAAAGAGAAGTGGATGAACTTCGGTTATTCAAAACAGGCTTGGTATACGTTCTATCATGATGCTTATTACCGTGCTATTAAATTTGATCATGAAGGCAAAAAAATAGATGAGGTAGAACGGGAACGTTATGACTATAAATAA